From Microbacterium sp. 10M-3C3:
GTGGAGATGTCGGGCGAGCCCGTCGCCCGGAACGAGGCGCTCGAGTTCGCGTGGTTCCCGGCGGAGGAGCTGCCCGAGCCGCTGTGGCCGGGTGCCCGCACCCTCATCCACGAACTTCTGTGGCACCACCACGACTGACGAGCACCGGCCCCCGAGCCCGTCGAAGGCTCGCCACGGTCCCTGAGCTTGATGGGGGGCCGGCCCCGAGCTCGTCGGAGGCCGCCCCGGTCCCTGAGCCTGTCGAAGGGCCGGCGCCAGCCCGCGAGCTGGTCGAAGGGACCGCCTACCAGATCGTGCCGCCGCCGATCGAGATGCCGCCCCACGTCAGCAGGATGAAGATGGCGGCGAACACGACCGGCGCGATGCCCGAGCCGCCGCGGGAGACGCCCTTCAGCAGCGCGATCACCGTCAGCACGGCAGCGACGAGCGACAGGCCGCCGCCCAGGATCAGGCCGATGAAGAGCGGGATGGGCATGAGGATCAGGCCGAGGAGGCCGAGCCAGAATCCCCACCACGCGGTCGGGTTGCGACGGGTCACCGAAGAAGACATGCGGCCATTATCCCGGCCGCGTGTCGATCACCGCACGACGGTGGCGGGCGGGCGCTCCATGCCGTAGTGCTCCCCGCCGCCGGTGCGCCACGCGGCGTCGGGCACACGTCGCGGAACGCTGCATCCGCCCGCATCGAGGTGCATCGCGTGCGCCTGTCTGCAGCGTCGCGATAGCCTCGACCGGTATGCGCCGGAGGGGCGCGCGTGGGCGGCTCTTCGTGGAGTCAGTCGAGGGGGAGCGGCGTGGGTGCAGTGGACCTCTCCCTCCTGCTCGTGCCGCTGGTTGCGGTGCTCGCGCCGATCGCCTCGCGGGTGGTGACGCGCTGGGTGCCGATCCACGTGGTGGTGTTCGAGCTGGCGCTCGGCATCGTCATCGGCCCCGCGGTGCTGGGGTGGGCGCAGCCGCAGGCGTACCTCGAGACGCTGTCGCAGTTCGGCCTGGCGATGCTGTTCTTCTCCGCCGGCACCGAGATCGACTTCGTCGGGCTCCGCGGCCGCACCGGGGCCGGTGCGGTGGGCGGCTGGTTGATCAGCATCGCGCTGGGTATCGGCGTGGGGTGGCTGGTGCTTCCCGGACCGGGCGCGGTGGTGGTGGGGATCGCGCTCGCATCGACCGCGCTCGGAGCGCTCATCCCGCTGCTCAGCGATGCGCGGGAGCTCAACACCCCGTTCGGCCGGAGTGTGGGCGCGCTCGGCGCCGTCGGCGAGTTCGGTCCGCTCATCGCGATCTCGATCTTCCTCGGCACCCGCGCTCCGGGCTACGCGACGATCGTGCTCGCGGTCTTCATCGTCGTCGCGGCGGGGGCGGTCTGGTATGCGATGCGCGCACCGCAAGCGCAGCTCCACGCCTTCGTCTCCTCCACGCTGCACACCTCCGGTCAGTTCGCGGTGCGGGTGGTGTTCCTGATCCTCGGGATCCTCGTCACCCTCAGCGTCGCACTCGGCATCGACATGCTGCTCGGCGCCTTCACGGCGGGGATCGTGTGGCGGCTGCTGATCCGCGGGGCCGCGCCGGAGCTGCGCGCATCGGTGGCGAGCAAGATCCAGGCTGTCGCCTTCGGATTCCTCGTGCCCGTCTTCTTCATCTATACCGGCGTCACGTTCGACCTGCAGTCGCTGCTCGCCGACCCGCGGTTGCTGCTGCTTGTGCCAGCCGCGCTGATCGCCCTGCTCGTCGTGCGGGGGCTGCCGTCGCTGCTCGCCGCACCCGCCGGCGCGAGTATGAGAACGCGCGCGTCGATCGTGCTCATGGGGGCGACGGGCCTGCCGATCATCGTCGCCGTCACCAATCAGGGTGTCGACGCGCAGCTCATCCCGTCGTGGCTCGCCTCGGTGCTGGTGGGAGCCGGGATGCTGTCGATCCTCCTGTTCCCGCTGGCGGCGATGGCCGTCCGGCGCGTCGCCGCATCCGGTCTCGCCGGACGCGGGTGATCGGTTGGGGCACGGGCTCCGGCGCCTTCTACATGCGGTGGTCGGTCTGGCCGAGGGTCGGCTACGGGCGCCCCATGCCGTAGTACTCCCACCCGGCGGCGCGCCACGCCGCGGCGTCGAGGCAGTTGCGGCCGTCGACGATGATCCGTCCGCTGGCGAGCGTCGACGCGTGCTCGGGAGAGAGCTCGCGGCGGTACTCGTCCCACTCCGTCACGACGATGACGGCGTCGGCGCCGCGCAGGGCTTCGTCGCGATCTTCGACGTAGTTCAGCTGCGGGTGGATGCGGCGGGCGTTCTCGATGGCCTCGGGGTCGGTGAGTGTGACCCACGCGCCGAGGCCGTGCAGGCGCACGGCGACGTCGAGGGCGGGGGAGTCGCGGATGTCGTCGGAATGCGGCTTGAAGGCGGCGCCGAGAACCGTGACGTTCTTCTTGAACACCGATCCGCCGAGGGCGGTGACGACGAGGTCGACGGCGCGGTCGCGTCGGCGAAGGTTGATCGCGTCGACCTCGCGCAGGAACACGACGGACTCGCCGCGGCCGAGCTCCTCCGCGCGGGCCGAGAACGCGCGGATGTCCTTCGGCAGGCAGCCGCCGCCGAACCCGATGCCGGCACCGAGGAAGCGGCGGCCGATGCGGGCGTCGTGTCCGATCGCGTCGGCGAGGGTCGTGACATCCGCTCCGGTGACCTCGGCGATCTCGGCCATCGCGTTGATGAAGGAGATCTTCGTCGCGAGGAACGCGTTGGCCGACACCTTGACGAGCTCGGCGGTGGCGTAGTCGGTGACGATGAACGGCGTGTTCTTCGCGATCGAGGGGTGGTAGACCTCGCGCAGGATGTCGGCCGCGCGCTCGCCCTCCTCGCCCGCGGGCACACCCGCGACGAGGCGGTCGGGGTCGATCGTGTCTTGCACTGCCCAGCCCTCGCGGAGGAACTCCGGGTTCCACACGAGCGTCGCGCCGGTCGGCGTGACCCGCTCGGCGAGCGTCGCCGCCGTGCCGACCGGCACTGTGGACTTG
This genomic window contains:
- a CDS encoding cation:proton antiporter; amino-acid sequence: MGAVDLSLLLVPLVAVLAPIASRVVTRWVPIHVVVFELALGIVIGPAVLGWAQPQAYLETLSQFGLAMLFFSAGTEIDFVGLRGRTGAGAVGGWLISIALGIGVGWLVLPGPGAVVVGIALASTALGALIPLLSDARELNTPFGRSVGALGAVGEFGPLIAISIFLGTRAPGYATIVLAVFIVVAAGAVWYAMRAPQAQLHAFVSSTLHTSGQFAVRVVFLILGILVTLSVALGIDMLLGAFTAGIVWRLLIRGAAPELRASVASKIQAVAFGFLVPVFFIYTGVTFDLQSLLADPRLLLLVPAALIALLVVRGLPSLLAAPAGASMRTRASIVLMGATGLPIIVAVTNQGVDAQLIPSWLASVLVGAGMLSILLFPLAAMAVRRVAASGLAGRG
- a CDS encoding UDP-glucose/GDP-mannose dehydrogenase family protein encodes the protein MRLSVIGCGYLGAVHAAAMAAIGHDVVGVDVDSARIETLAAGHPPFFEPGLEELIGEGVASGRLQFTTDLKAVRGAAVHFVAVNTPQVKDGYAADLTYVNAAVQGLLPFLSPGDLVAGKSTVPVGTAATLAERVTPTGATLVWNPEFLREGWAVQDTIDPDRLVAGVPAGEEGERAADILREVYHPSIAKNTPFIVTDYATAELVKVSANAFLATKISFINAMAEIAEVTGADVTTLADAIGHDARIGRRFLGAGIGFGGGCLPKDIRAFSARAEELGRGESVVFLREVDAINLRRRDRAVDLVVTALGGSVFKKNVTVLGAAFKPHSDDIRDSPALDVAVRLHGLGAWVTLTDPEAIENARRIHPQLNYVEDRDEALRGADAVIVVTEWDEYRRELSPEHASTLASGRIIVDGRNCLDAAAWRAAGWEYYGMGRP